In the genome of Dyadobacter fermentans DSM 18053, the window GGGCGCTGGAACTGGGCATTCCTTCCGAAGCCGGCGAGTTTGCCATTGATCCGCAAATGGCCCTCGACGAGGCGTTTGCGAACCGGTCGGCGTCGGTGGCGTTCCGCAGGCGGCTGCTCGAAGCGGAGCGCGATGTGCAGCTGGCGCGTAAGGACAATGGCCTGAATGCCACCCTGAATGCGACATTCGGCCTTTCCAACCAGGGTAACCTCCCGCGCGACGTGTACAGAAGCCCGCAGGACCGCGAGTTTGTGGAGCTGCAATTGACATTACCGATCCTGACCTGGGGCCGCAATAAGGCAAGAACCGAGGTGGCGCGCGCCGCTCAGGAATTTGCACAGCAGTCGGTGGAGCAGGATAAGCTTACTTTTGAACAGGAAATTTTCACCCAGGTAACCCTTTTACAGATGTTGCAAAAGCAAGTCAAACTTACGGAAGTGGCAGACGGCATCGCCGCCGACCGTTACCAGATCGCCAAGGAACGCTTCATCCTCAGCGACCTGAGCGTGACGGACCTCGGCATCGCCACCCAGGAAAAGGACATCGCCCGCCGCGACTACATCCTCGCGCTCCGCGACTATTGGCAGGCGTATTACAGTCTAAGGCTGCTAACGCTTTACGACTTCCAACAAGGTTTAAAAATAAGTTACTAACGCAATCATTCCCGGTCCACAGCAACTCATTCCCCGTTCCACGGCGGATCATTGCCCGTTCCACGGCGCCTCATTCCCCGTTCCACGGCGGCTCATTCGCTCATTCACTCATTCAATCATTCACTCATTTCTTCTGCCATGATCAAATTACAAAACGTAGAAAAAGTTTACCGCACGAGCTCTATCGAGACGCTCGCTTTGAACAATATCAACCTGGATGTTAAAAAAGGCGAATTCGTTTCGATCATGGGGCCGTCGGGTTGTGGGAAGAGCACATTGCTCAACATCATCGGGTTGCTGGACGCGCCATCGAAGGGCCAGATCGAGATCGACGGCACGCCGGTGGAGCGCTACACCGACAAACACCTGGCCGAATTGCGCAACCGGAAGCTGGGTTTTATTTTTCAGAGTTTTCACCTGATCAATGATCTATCAGTGGTAGATAACGTCGAAATTCCGCTGCTTTACAGGAATACATCCGCGAAGCAGCGCCGAGAGCTCGCTCGGAATGCGCTGGAAAAAGTCGGATTGAGCAATCGCATGAAGCATTTTCCCAAGCAGCTTTCGGGCGGACAGAAACAGCGCGTAGCCATTGCCCGGGCAATCGTCGGCAATCCCGAAATCATCCTCGCCGACGAGCCTACCGGCAACCTCGACAGCGCCATGGGCAACGAGATCCTCGGCATTCTGCAAAAGCTGAATAGCGACGGCGCGACGATCGTAATGGTAACCCACGACGAAGCCATGGCCAAAAAAACCGACCGGCTCATCAGGCTGTTCGACGGAACGCAGGTTAGTTAATGGGTG includes:
- a CDS encoding ABC transporter ATP-binding protein, coding for MIKLQNVEKVYRTSSIETLALNNINLDVKKGEFVSIMGPSGCGKSTLLNIIGLLDAPSKGQIEIDGTPVERYTDKHLAELRNRKLGFIFQSFHLINDLSVVDNVEIPLLYRNTSAKQRRELARNALEKVGLSNRMKHFPKQLSGGQKQRVAIARAIVGNPEIILADEPTGNLDSAMGNEILGILQKLNSDGATIVMVTHDEAMAKKTDRLIRLFDGTQVS